A genomic segment from uncultured Methanobrevibacter sp. encodes:
- a CDS encoding MarR family winged helix-turn-helix transcriptional regulator yields the protein MKVMTKKIKSEFYDYNRLGDLLFIFHKNHKIYLNNALAEYDLNLIQVLCMLRICNEEELNHSYLNQKDLSDSLYITKGAITKAIKKLESNGIIIREQSQEDKRNNILKLSKKGRDLIPIIEEMNKNWEEQMGLDKLDSEFFIKLIELSHKSAKLNGYE from the coding sequence ATGAAAGTGATGACAAAGAAAATCAAATCCGAATTTTATGATTACAACCGTTTAGGAGACCTCCTATTTATTTTTCATAAGAATCATAAAATCTATTTAAACAATGCTTTAGCAGAATATGATTTAAATTTAATTCAGGTATTATGTATGCTTAGAATATGCAATGAAGAAGAGCTGAATCACAGCTATTTAAATCAAAAGGACTTGTCCGATAGTTTATACATAACAAAAGGAGCTATCACTAAAGCAATTAAAAAACTGGAGTCCAATGGGATCATTATCAGAGAACAATCCCAAGAAGATAAAAGAAACAATATATTAAAATTGTCAAAAAAGGGGAGAGACTTAATTCCAATCATTGAAGAGATGAATAAAAATTGGGAAGAGCAAATGGGATTAGACAAACTGGATTCCGAATTCTTTATAAAGTTGATTGAATTATCCCATAAATCAGCTAAATTAAATGGATATGAATAG
- a CDS encoding tetratricopeptide repeat protein: MKCPNCNRRYLNSYKFCPHCGTKRPEPKICPICEHEYFVRKACPKCRVKLVEKEEYIQKKSEKSVNYKEKGRDLEKLGKYEEAICYYNNAKDLNPDDFFILKNMANCFYHLNAYNEALGCLDEVIEFCKSNLHYDLKGIDSEFRHLLKYNPERCIEKKIEILEEIGSYEEAFMACDELINMIPSEENFLKKMELLRKLGKNEEIDLIYKDMANKGNI; the protein is encoded by the coding sequence ATGAAATGTCCAAATTGCAATAGGAGATATTTAAACTCATATAAGTTCTGTCCTCATTGTGGCACAAAAAGACCGGAACCTAAAATATGCCCGATTTGTGAACATGAATATTTCGTTCGGAAGGCATGTCCTAAATGCAGGGTAAAATTAGTGGAAAAAGAAGAATATATTCAGAAAAAGTCTGAGAAATCTGTAAATTATAAGGAAAAGGGTCGGGATCTGGAAAAGCTTGGAAAATATGAAGAGGCGATTTGCTATTACAATAATGCTAAAGATCTTAATCCTGATGATTTTTTTATTCTTAAGAATATGGCTAACTGTTTTTACCATTTAAATGCATATAATGAGGCTTTAGGTTGTCTGGATGAAGTCATAGAATTTTGTAAAAGCAATTTGCATTATGATTTAAAAGGCATTGACAGTGAATTCAGACATTTATTAAAATACAATCCGGAAAGGTGCATTGAGAAAAAAATAGAAATCTTGGAAGAGATTGGAAGCTATGAGGAGGCATTTATGGCCTGTGATGAACTGATTAACATGATACCAAGTGAAGAAAATTTTCTTAAAAAAATGGAGTTGCTTAGAAAATTAGGAAAAAATGAGGAAATTGATTTGATTTATAAAGATATGGCTAATAAGGGTAACATTTAA
- a CDS encoding 3-hydroxyacyl-CoA dehydrogenase: MDIKKLVVAGGGVLGSQIAYQSAYCGFDVTVWLRSEGSIERAKPKFERLLNIYLNTLEAMKTDKAAYCRGLSKKTDLTDEEIDALKEQAQKAFDSLTLTTSYEEAAEDADLIIEAIAEDPEQKIAFYEELKKYLPEKTVVVTNSSTLLPSQFAEHTGRPEKYLAFHFANNIWAQNTAEVMPHPGTDPQYFDAIVQFAEDINMVPIKLLKEQPGYVLNSLLVPFLSAGQALWANEVADPETIDLTWRLATGAPNGPFQILDVVGLVTAYNIVIMDPRAADPETTQGKIAAKLKAKIDAGETGINAGKGFYNYK; this comes from the coding sequence ATGGATATTAAAAAACTTGTAGTAGCTGGCGGAGGAGTATTAGGCAGTCAAATCGCTTATCAATCTGCATACTGCGGATTTGATGTGACAGTTTGGCTAAGAAGCGAAGGTTCAATTGAAAGGGCAAAGCCTAAATTTGAAAGATTGCTTAACATCTACCTCAATACCCTTGAAGCTATGAAAACCGATAAAGCTGCATACTGCAGAGGATTAAGCAAGAAAACAGATTTGACAGATGAAGAAATCGATGCATTGAAAGAGCAAGCCCAAAAGGCATTTGACAGCTTGACCTTAACAACAAGCTATGAAGAGGCAGCAGAAGATGCAGACCTTATAATTGAGGCAATTGCAGAAGACCCTGAACAGAAAATTGCATTCTATGAAGAATTGAAAAAATATCTTCCTGAAAAGACCGTTGTTGTGACCAATTCATCCACATTGCTTCCAAGCCAATTCGCAGAACATACAGGAAGGCCGGAAAAGTATCTTGCATTCCACTTTGCAAACAATATCTGGGCTCAAAACACTGCTGAAGTAATGCCACACCCTGGAACAGATCCACAATACTTCGATGCAATCGTTCAATTTGCAGAAGACATAAACATGGTTCCAATTAAATTGCTTAAGGAACAGCCAGGATATGTGCTAAATTCCTTGCTTGTACCATTCCTTTCTGCAGGACAGGCTTTATGGGCAAATGAAGTGGCAGACCCTGAAACAATCGACTTGACATGGAGGCTTGCTACTGGTGCACCTAATGGACCATTCCAAATCTTGGATGTTGTAGGGCTTGTAACTGCATACAATATTGTAATTATGGATCCAAGAGCTGCAGACCCTGAAACAACTCAAGGAAAAATAGCTGCAAAACTTAAGGCAAAAATAGATGCTGGTGAAACCGGTATAAATGCAGGAAAAGGATTCTACAATTATAAATAA